The genomic interval GATGAACTGATTCTCTTCAGTGTTGATAAAGTCCGTAAACTACTCAACGCGAACACTGCTGTTTATCTGACAATAACTTCAAATAAAAAAAGTTGATCGTTACTGCATCAGCAATGAACTGAATACATCTTGGCACTCCCTCCCTAATCAGTTGGGGATTGAAGATCTTATTTCTCCGTGGGAAGAGCTTATTCAGCAGAAAAGCACATCACGACTCCGCGCAGAAAATGCTAGAACGCCGGTTGTATGGCCGTTAGGTATGAACAAATTTAAAAACAGCATCGCCCTACCCATTTGGGAGCGAGAGCAATTGCGAGCGCTTATTGTGCTGGGTGATGACGTGGTCACTTTTTCGAAATCAGATGAGCGCCAGCTTACCCTTATGATGCAAGGTGTTACCAACTTTATTCAGAAGCGCCGTGCAAAAGAAAGAGAAGCCCAACTTGCATCTGAGCTCCGTCAATCGCAAAAAATGGAAGCACTTGGTACTGTTGCAGGCGGGATCGCTCATGATTTTAATAATATTATCGGAGCCATCAGTTCGTGTTGCGAACTGGCTTTGGATGATGTTGCCAAAGAGAATCCGGCGCATGAAGATATCAAACAGGCTCTTAAAGCTGCTTACAGAGGAAAACAGATTATTGGTCAAATCCGTAGGTTTAGTAGCCGCTCGGAAGTTGCGACTGAAATGATTTCTCTGCCAAACCTAGCTGAAGAATGCATTCAGCTTTTGCAGACTCTCCTTCCTTCGACAATTGAAATCAAATTTTCATCGAAAACACCGCATGGCGGAATGCTCCTAGCTGATGCTGGTGAGCTGCATCAGGTAATCATGAATCTTTGCTTGAATGCAGATCATGCCATGTTTGGCATGCAGGGCGTTCTCACCATTGATGTCGAAGAGGTTGATGTAACCGCAGATAGCTTTGACCTTCCCCGCGGGTTGTCTTCAGGCCGCTTTTTACGCCTGTCCGTATCAGACACCGGCACGGGAATAGACAACGAGTTTCTCCCTCGTATTTTTGATCCGTTTTTTACTACAAAAAAAGAGAAAGGCGGCACAGGGCTTGGACTTTCAACTGTCCATGGCATCAGTAAGAAGTATGGCGGTGCAGTTACTGTAGAAAGTGAGCCAGATAAGGGAACCACGTTCCGAGTCTTTTTACCGGAGGTTGTAACAGATTACTGTGCGTGGGCACCTGAGC from Halodesulfovibrio sp. MK-HDV carries:
- a CDS encoding ATP-binding protein: MGIEDLISPWEELIQQKSTSRLRAENARTPVVWPLGMNKFKNSIALPIWEREQLRALIVLGDDVVTFSKSDERQLTLMMQGVTNFIQKRRAKEREAQLASELRQSQKMEALGTVAGGIAHDFNNIIGAISSCCELALDDVAKENPAHEDIKQALKAAYRGKQIIGQIRRFSSRSEVATEMISLPNLAEECIQLLQTLLPSTIEIKFSSKTPHGGMLLADAGELHQVIMNLCLNADHAMFGMQGVLTIDVEEVDVTADSFDLPRGLSSGRFLRLSVSDTGTGIDNEFLPRIFDPFFTTKKEKGGTGLGLSTVHGISKKYGGAVTVESEPDKGTTFRVFLPEVVTDYCAWAPEPEKSSTHGTEHLLVVDDDKEMLYSVHKFLERQGYTVTMLQSSAEALECIRKNPNEFDLLLADQIMPELTGLELASAISDIAPDLRVIIYSGFEGSNAELFMRQSAEIGISAFLAKPFRNADLGNTIRNVLDSQQDSVAWL